The proteins below come from a single Paracoccus sp. SCSIO 75233 genomic window:
- a CDS encoding ABC transporter permease, with translation MFEQRQTRTMGGAALTTLALIYHMTVYKIRKGDRNAVFGLAMSVVKSLLMVAILYLMFYFLQMRSSPIRGNFILYIMSGIFLFLTQNKAMGAVLGADGPVSPLMKHGPLNPSIAIVSSALAALFQQTFACLTLLLLTHALIEPVKLEYPFICLGIFLLAWFTGCCIGLMFRAAKPWWPGGITIISQFYMRANMFTSGKIFVANALPSTMLPLFTWNPLFHTIDQARGFAFVNYTPRNSDLLYPISVALTFLMIGLVWDFVNRHYISLSWSIRRL, from the coding sequence ATGTTCGAACAACGACAAACCCGCACGATGGGCGGCGCGGCCCTGACGACGCTGGCCCTGATCTACCACATGACGGTCTATAAGATTCGAAAGGGCGACCGTAATGCCGTATTTGGTTTGGCGATGTCGGTTGTTAAGTCTCTGCTGATGGTCGCTATTTTGTATCTGATGTTTTACTTCCTTCAGATGAGGAGTTCACCGATACGAGGTAACTTCATACTTTATATAATGTCGGGAATTTTCCTATTTCTCACGCAGAATAAAGCTATGGGTGCAGTCTTAGGGGCAGATGGTCCTGTCTCTCCGCTCATGAAGCATGGGCCGCTTAATCCAAGCATCGCGATTGTATCGTCGGCTCTGGCGGCTTTGTTCCAGCAGACCTTTGCTTGCTTGACGCTTCTTCTTTTGACTCATGCCCTTATTGAGCCTGTAAAGCTGGAGTATCCTTTCATCTGTCTCGGGATATTTTTGCTAGCTTGGTTCACCGGCTGTTGCATTGGTTTGATGTTCCGCGCCGCAAAGCCGTGGTGGCCGGGGGGAATTACCATTATTAGCCAGTTTTACATGCGGGCCAACATGTTTACATCCGGCAAGATTTTTGTAGCTAATGCTTTGCCGTCGACAATGCTACCACTGTTCACGTGGAACCCGCTCTTCCATACGATTGACCAAGCGCGTGGCTTTGCGTTCGTTAACTACACTCCTCGCAATTCCGATCTCCTTTATCCCATCTCTGTCGCGCTTACCTTTCTCATGATTGGCCTGGTTTGGGATTTTGTTAACAGACATTACATTTCCCTCAGCTGGTCTATTCGTCGTCTGTAG